A single region of the Gadus morhua chromosome 5, gadMor3.0, whole genome shotgun sequence genome encodes:
- the ktn1 gene encoding kinectin isoform X3, with amino-acid sequence MAVDIYDSQYLLILAPSLVIALMFLFFWLFMKETSYDEVLAKQKRDLKLPLFRADVRKKGDKKKSKKKENAGGGGGGVAGGGGESEEDQRDFDLTDAASSSSPELEDEPEQAILPAAAPVFVAAPVEAPAGLRERKKKEKKAAKAAAAAAAAATAAAAAAAATAAAAAAAAPPTPTPTPTEEPAMNGSRPASRKSEAPLSVSKRPGSASPKPDVQAPVVAQVLAQVQTPPLTSGKKKDKKKQKVEAVEDQQQEIKVEQVAAPAPVKKEVHLMSETSLPPATTGGKKKNSAKKQKAESVDEPHVLVESAAPANHQAAPNDNSAPSKGSGKKQKNETDKVENAEMKLKELIGGLSSMALTEAEVVSVMALLCDKSPHALETWHKSAAKADPEAQERERLFITLREEASIAKDKVKQLSQELQVEKQKTGRAESMLREQHAVMQKELGGMQAKTQSGYQELQAMQINMREQLEGQISRLKQENSILRDAVSSAANQMESKNSAELNKLRSEYSGLMKELTETNGKLQQEEHQRKGLEVGYKQNVSQLEAQLQDTKRHWEELQNYHYKVNAEREKLQAAKQELQNQLLSVETEMNSKNNEIQNLHGSLQEAIVSKDRVEQRVRQLLEVTQHSMPDETLQAQVQELLNENKGLQVQIESQQHQNENLQAQMSSQATHISHFEELQKLLAEKELQRKSLEDSLSAERSSGAVRETNMQAIHNESRALMAELLKLKTQISEQNDSRLALDQIQMSVQEREENIKTVEDLLKTGLIEVANKEEELQAVREENQALKRDVEAQKRDVEALRQQASEQITSETTVEELKSQLQQKDGELLSMDERLQASLGCSSATEQTIAVLEREIECLQVETVQLRQRGEQSSADASAQVLDLQAKLCSKDEELHALQGELEARTREVSQQVEQLQQQQSQSVTPSPELLAALSEKDRQVSDLQVELSELRDSVELHRKKNNELREKNWSVMEALSATEALLQGKLSKAVKESQTALDSTQAECRDALHRLLPHVALPSGQNHEEWLNRFEQAAAESSAAQSNCAPASGELEGLQEKLKETEEAQKVMQKDCETYKKVLAETEGILQRLQSSVESEESRWKLKLEVSQGELGEMNVKVAALEQEIERLSDGAELENLRREKQQLEAELDRAERESATYVTEVKELKTQLTRTVSKLQTEESERQKVAGDLYKAQQSLDLIQEELSKETGNADLIENSMSQTEEIDRKVKMTPGLTQTVRELQLLIQNVNQQLTKGQDAEADKDLPEV; translated from the exons ATGGCGGTGGATATCTACGACTCTCAGTACCTTCTCATCCTGGCCCCATCCCTCGTCATCGCCCTCATGTTCCTCTTCTTCTGGCTCTTCATGAAGGAGACCTCCTATGATGAAGTGCTCGCCAAGCAGAAGCGAGACCTCAAGCTGCCCCTGTTCAGGGCTGACGTCCGCAAGAAGGGGGACAAGAAGAAGAGCAAAAAGAAGGAGaacgccggaggcggaggtggcggtgtcgccggaggaggaggggagtcgGAGGAGGATCAGAGGGACTTTGACCTGACTGACGCCGCCAGCAGCTCCTCTCCTGAGCTGGAGGATGAGCCCGAGCAAGCGATCCTACCCGCCGCTGCTCCCGTGTTTGTGGCCGCGCCAGTGGAGGCCCCAGCTggtttgagagagaggaagaagaaggagaagaaagcaGCCaaagcagccgcagccgccgcagcagcagcaacagcagcagccgccgcagcagcagcaacagcagcagcagccgccgcagcagctCCTCCTACACCCACTCCCACTCCTACTGAGGAACCAGCGATGAACGGCTCCCGGCCCGCTAGCCGTAAGTCAGAGGCGCCTCTGTCGGTGAGCAAGCGGCCCGGCTCGGCCTCTCCCAAGCCTGACGTCCAGGCCCCGGTCGTGGCCCAGGTCCTGGCCCAGGTGCAGACACCTCCTCTGACCTCTGGGAAGAAGAAGGACAAGAAGAAGCAGAAAGTTGAAGCAG TTGAGGACCAGCAGCAGGAGATTAAAGTCGAGCAGGTCGCAGCTCCGGCTCCAGTCAAGAAAGAGGTTCACCTGATGTCAGAGACCAGCTTGCCTCCTGCCACCACCGGCGGCAAGAAGAAGAACTCTGCCAAGAAGCAGAAGGCTGAGTCTG TGGACGAGCCCCACGTGCTGGTCGAGTCCGCCGCTCCAGCAAACCACCAGGCGGCTCCCAACGACAACAGCGCTCCCTCCAAGGGGAGTGGCAAGAAGCAGAAGAACGAAACAGACAAAG TGGAGAACGCAGAGATGAAGCTGAAGGAGCTTATTGGTGGCCTGTCTAGCATGGCTCTGACTGAGGCCGAGGTCGTGAGCGTGATGGCCCTCCTCTGTGACAAGAGCCCCCACGCGCTTGAAACCTGGCACAAG TCTGCTGCAAAGGCTGACCCAGAAgcccaggagagggagagactcttCATCACCCTGAGGGAGGAGGCCTCCATTGCCAAGGACAAAGTGAAGCAGCTCAGCCAG GAGCTGCAGGTGGAGAAGCAGAAGACCGGCCGGGCGGAGTCTATGCTGAGGGAGCAGCACGCGGTCATGCAGAAGGAGCTGGGAGGTATGCAGGCTAAAACCCAGAGCGGCTACCAGGAGCTTCAGGCCATGCAGATTAAC atgaggGAGCAGCTGGAGGGCCAGATCAGTCGTCTCAAGCAGGAGAACAGCATCCTGAGGGACGCCGTCAGCTCCGCTGCCAACCAGATGGAGAGCAA GAACTCTGCCGAGCTGAACAAGCTGCGCTCCGAGTACTCGgggctgatgaaggagctgacgGAGACCAACGGCAagctgcagcaggaggagcacCAGAGGAAGGGGCTGGAGGTCGGCTACAAGCAGAACGTGTCCCAGCTGGAG GCTCAGCTGCAGGACACCAAGAGACACTGGGAAGAGCTCCAGAACTACCACTACAAAGTCAACGCTGAGCGGGAGAAACTCCAAGCAGCCAAACAAG AGCTGCAGAACCAGCTGCTCTCTGTGGAGACTGAGATGAACAGCAAGAACAACGAGATCCAGAACCTCCACGGCAGCCTGCAGGAGGCCATCGTGTCCAAGGACCGCGTGGAGCAGAGGGTGCGCCAGCTGCTGGAGGTCACCCAGCACAGCATGCCTGATGAGACCCTGCAGGCCCAGGTCCAG GAACTCCTGAACGAGAACAAAGGTCTTCAGGTGCAGATTGAGTCCCAACAACACCAGAACGAGAACCTTCAGGCCCAGATGTCTTCCCAG gCAACCCACATCTCCCACTTTGAGGAGCTGCAGAAGCT GCTGGCAGAGAAGGAGCTGCAGAGGAAGAGCCTGGAAGACTCTCTGAGCGCGGAGCGGAGCAGTGGGGCCGTCCGAGAGACCAACATGCAG gCCATTCACAATGAGAGCAGGGCCCTGATGGCAGAGCTTCTGAAACTGAAGACTCAGATTTCTGAACAG AATGACTCTCGGCTAGCACTGGACCAGATCCAGATGAG CGTTCAGGAACGGGAAGAGAACATCAAGACGGTGGAGGACCTGCTGAAGACCGGCCTCATCGAGGTGGCcaacaaggaggaggagctccag GCCGTGAGGGAGGAGAACCAGGCCCTGAAGAGGGACGTGGAGGCCCAGAAGAGGGACGTGGAGGCCCTGAGGCAGCAGGCCTCAGAGCAG ATTACATCGGAGACAACGGTTGAGGAACTGAAATCCCA GCTTCAGCAGAAGGACGGGGAGCTCCTCTCCATGGACGAACGTCTACAGGCGTCGCTGGGCTGCAGCTCAGCCACCGAGCAGACCATTGCG GTGCTGGAGCGGGAGATCGAATGCCTGCAGGTGGAGACGGTGCAGCTGAGGCAGAGGGGGGAGCAGAGCAGTGCAGACGCCAGTGCCCAGGTGCTAGACCTCCAGGCCAA GCTGTGCTCGAAGGACGAGGAGCTCCACGCTCTGCAGGGTGAGCTGGAGGCCCGGACCAGGGAGGTGAGCCAGCAAgtggagcagctgcagcagcag CAGTCCCAAAGTGTGACACCAAGCCCAGAACTCCTTGCAGC GTTGTCTGAGAAGGACAGGCAGGTGTCTGACCTGCAGGTCGAGCTGTCTGAGCTCAGAGACTCTGTGGAGCTTCACAGGAAGAAAAACAAC GAGCTACGGGAGAAAAACTGGAGTGTAATGGAGGCTCTGTCAGCCACCGAGGCCCTGCTTCAGGGGAAGCTCAGCAAGGCAGTCAAG GAGAGCCAGACAGCGCTGGACTCCACCCAGGCTGAGTGTCGCGACGCGCTGCACAGACTGCTGCCCCACGTGGCCCTGCCCAGCGGACAG AACCACGAGGAGTGGCTGAACAGGTTCGAGCAGGCCGCTGCTGAGAGCTCCGCTGCCCAGTCCAATTGTGCCCCTGCATCAGGGGAGCTAGAG GGGCTGCAGGAGAAGCTGAAGGAGACAGAAGAAGCCCAGAAGGTTATGCAGAAGGACTGCGAGACGTACAAGAAGGTGTTGGCCGAGACG GAGGGCATCCTGCAGAGGCTGCAGAGCAGCGTGGAGAGCGAAGAGTCTCGCTGGAAGTTGAAACTGGAAGTGTCTCAGGGAGAGCTCGGAGAG ATGAATGTGAAAGTCGCGGCGTTAGAGCAGGAGATCGAGAGACTAAGTGACGGCGCCGAGTTGGAAAAT TTGAGACGAGAGAAGCAGCAGTTGGAGGCCGAGCTGGACagggcagagcgagagagcgctACCTATGTCACGGAGGTCAAAGAG CTGAAGACCCAGCTGACTCGGACAGTGTCCAAACTGCAGACGGAGGAGAGCGAACGACAGAAAGTGGCTGGTGACCTTTACAAG gccCAGCAGTCTCTGGACCTGATCCAGGAAGAGCTTTCCAAGGAGACGGGCAACGCAGACCTCATAGAGAACAGTATGTCTCAGACG GAGGAGATTGACAGGAAGGTGAAGATGACTCCAGGGCTGACCCAAACCGTGAGGGAGCTGCAGCTGCTCATACAAAACGTCAACCAGCAACTAACCAAGGGACAGGATGCG GAGGCTGACAAAGACTTGCCTGAAGTATAG